A single region of the Vicia villosa cultivar HV-30 ecotype Madison, WI linkage group LG4, Vvil1.0, whole genome shotgun sequence genome encodes:
- the LOC131600033 gene encoding zinc finger A20 and AN1 domain-containing stress-associated protein 8-like produces the protein MESHDESGRPILCVNNCGFFGRAETMNMCSKCYKDTLLNKEQDKLVAASVESLVSGGSTKEVVNDGAIDLQVGNVEVKTKTVSAEISGDSSTSETLETKVKTGPSRCGTCRKRVGLTGFTCKCGNLFCAMHRYSDKHDCPYDYQAVGRDAIAKSNPVIKADKLDKF, from the coding sequence ATGGAGTCTCATGATGAATCAGGACGCCCCATACTGTGTGTTAACAATTGTGGCTTCTTTGGAAGGGCTGAAACCATGAATATGTGTTCCAAGTGTTACAAAGACACCTTGTTGAATAAGGAACAAGACAAACTAGTGGCAGCATCGGTTGAAAGCCTTGTGAGTGGCGGTTCTACGAAAGAGGTTGTGAACGATGGTGCTATTGATTTACAAGTTGGAAATGTCGAGGTCAAGACCAAGACGGTCAGTGCTGAGATTTCAGGAGATTCATCAACTAGTGAGACTCTCGAGACCAAAGTCAAGACAGGTCCAAGCAGATGTGGAACTTGCCGGAAGCGCGTAGGGTTAACTGGTTTCACTTGCAAATGTGGAAACCTATTTTGTGCAATGCACCGATATTCTGACAAACATGATTGCCCGTATGACTACCAAGCTGTTGGTCGGGATGCTATTGCTAAGTCCAACCCTGTAATTAAGGCTGATAAGCTCGACAAATTCTAG
- the LOC131598144 gene encoding AP2-like ethylene-responsive transcription factor BBM1, translating to MVSFIDILYWDAFERLCLYLNDLKAFQGSFVKFSDEQVQVKAYISLKTTFGLEENAKKIKVRYLVIELYLLRKMDHLLESPIESFGNETDPNEPRNNGSVRKENEGNEVKKAKRVDKIPKNDIDLKSSKYRGVIKSNNNRYEAFVWENNTRKGGWGKTGEFETEIEAAKAHDLFAIEKWGESTITNFPLDISISYLLSLTTENSTLRITKVNWAPHKQGERVNGDKWEARLEMGNGRPGHYLGIFDTEEKAARAYDAAAKRLIEDDAYTNFCHDNGNEDNLENKESKNTVSNQQAFVSSSSMSKEQAIVMDDNDAYQHNDEYQNHKALLHQHDDIDPSAPIVLYNFIYNSFYVVGKDGIINSGDSSNQGAEDNGNVNSLQDASDNE from the exons ATGGTAAGCTTTATAGACATCCTCTATTGGGATGCTTTTGAGAGGCTTTGCCTGTACTTGAATGACCTCAAAGCTTTTCAAGGATCATTTGTGAAATTTTCAGACGAACAAGTGCAAGTGAAGGCTTATATATCACTAAAGACCACATTTGGATTAGAGGAAAATGCCAAGAAGATTAAGGTAAGGTACCTTGTTATAG AGTTATATTTACTTAGAAAAATGGATCATTTACTTGAGAGTCCTATTGAAAGTTTTGGGAATGAAACTGATCCCAATGAGCCAAG GAATAATGGTTCAGTAAGAAAGGAGAATGAAGGAAATGAAGTAAAAAAAGCAAAAAGAGTTGATAAGATCCCTAAGAATGATATTGATCTAAAGAGCTCAAAATATAGGGGTGTTATCAA ATCCAATAATAATCGGTATGAAGCATTTGTTTGGGAAAATAACACGAGAAAAGGAGGGTGGGGAAAGAcag GGGAATTTGAAACTGAAATTGAAGCTGCCAAAGCTCATGATTTATTTGCTATTGAGAAATGGGGAGAATCTACTATTACAAATTTTCCA CTGGATATATCCATCTCTTATTTGTTGTCTCTTACGACTGAGAATTCGACCCTTCGCATTACCAAGGTTAACTGGGCTCCTCATAAACAAGGGGAAAG agTCAATGGTGATAAATGGGAAGCAAGATTGGAAATGGGAAACGGGAGGCCAGGCCATTACTTGGGAATATTTG ACACTGAGGAAAAAGCTGCTAGAGCATATGATGCAGCAGCAAAAAGATTGATTGAAGATGATGCATATACTAATTTTTGTCATGATAATGGTAATGAAGATAATTTAGAAAACAAGGAGAGTAAAAATACAGTTTCAAATCAACAAGCTTTTGTTTCAAGTTCTTCAATGTCGAAGGAACAAGCCATAGTTATGGATGATAATGATGCTTATCAACACAATGACGAATACCAAAATCATAAAGCACTGCTGCATCAACATGATGACATCGACCCATCAGCTCCGATTGTGCTATATAATTTCATTTATAATTCGTTTTATGTAGTTGGAAAAGATGGAATAATCAATTCGGGAGACTCTTCAAACCAAGGAGCAGAAGATAATGGTAATGTTAATTCACTCCAAGATGCGAGTGATAATGAATAG